In a single window of the Prinia subflava isolate CZ2003 ecotype Zambia chromosome 3, Cam_Psub_1.2, whole genome shotgun sequence genome:
- the NYX gene encoding nyctalopin isoform X1: MTEDETHLCSSCVLLDPSSLLARPEMPLENNQVILWVPRVHGVWACVRSCPPSCVCTPERSCSVLCDRAGLGQIPSQFPCEASSINLDKNSIKFLSERAFGTLPSLKSLSLNHNNISFITPGAFKGLPSLTELSMAHNEYIRYLHTRTFTALRRLVRLDLADCNLFNIPDRIFIELPALQELFCFQNNFRRIPGAIRGMENLTHVYLERNRIEAVAYNSLQGLTKLKYLNLQDNKINVIHERAFQGCQRMEYLYLNDNLISELPENSFDGLRRLKMLNLGGNFLRNISNTWFRDLGELEFLYLDRNRISYIEEGAFENLTSLVALHLNSNNLTTLPFSVFEPVYFLGRLYLFRNPWECDCRIEWLKEWMENYRLVRDIPCASPSSVAGIDLTDVLFERSPEGYCLDPVELNVTSEGPTPSGEPWSTTESKFNSLISKLLLHMGLPEEVANATEVYSNTTQLDGQTEGVSSGVGEDRTEPDSSSLFLSALFTVIVLLCK; this comes from the exons ATGACAGAGGATGAAACCCATCTCTGTTCTTCCTGTGTGCTTTTAGATCCCTCAAGTTTGCTTGCCAGACCTGAAATGCCACTAGAGAATAATCAAG TGATCCTTTGGGTCCCACGGGTGCACGGGGTGTGGGCCTGCGTGCGCTCCTGCCCGCCCAGCTGCGTGTGCACCCCGGAGCGGAGCTGCTCCGTGCTCTGTGACCGCGCCGGCCTGGGCCAGATCCCCAGCCAGTTCCCCTGCGAAGCCTCTTCCATCAACCTGGATAAAAACAGCATCAAGTTCCTGTCCGAGAGGGCCTTCGGGACGCTGCCTTCCCTCAAGTCCCTGTCGCTCAACCACAACAACATCTCCTTCATCACGCCGGGGGCGTTCaaggggctgcccagcctgACGGAGCTGAGCATGGCCCACAACGAGTACATCCGCTATCTCCACACGCGGACCTTCACCGCGCTGCGGCGCCTCGTCAGGCTGGACCTGGCCGACTGCAACCTCTTCAACATCCCCGACAGGATCTTCATCGAGCTGCCCGCTCTGCAGGAGCTCTTCTGCTTCCAGAACAACTTCCGAAGGATCCCGGGCGCCATCAGGGGCATGGAGAACTTGACCCATGTGTACCTGGAGAGAAACAGGATCGAAGCGGTGGCCTACAACTCCCTGCAGGGCCTGACCAAGCTGAAATACCTGAATCTGCAGGACAACAAGATAAATGTCATCCACGAGCGAGCTTTTCAGGGCTGTCAGCGGATGGAGTACCTGTACCTGAATGACAACTTGATCAGCGAGCTTCCAGAAAACTCCTTCGATGGCCTGAGGCGCCTGAAGATGCTCAACCTGGGGGGGAATTTTCTCAGGAACATTTCCAACACCTGGTTCCGCGACTTGGGGGAGCTGGAGTTCCTCTACCTGGACCGCAACAGGATCAGCTACATCGAGGAGGGGGCTTTTGAGAACCTCACCAGCCTGGTGGCTCTGCACTTGAACAGCAACAACCTGACCACGCTGCCCTTCTCCGTCTTCGAGCCCGTGTACTTCCTGGGCCGGCTCTACCTCTTCCGCAACCCCTGGGAGTGCGACTGCCGCATCGAGTGGCTCAAGGAGTGGATGGAGAACTACAGGCTGGTCAGGGACATTCCGTGTGCCTCCCCCTCCTCCGTGGCTGGGATCGACCTGACGGATGTGCTCTTCGAGAGGTCTCCCGAGGGTTACTGCCTCGACCCCGTGGAGCTGAACGTCACGTCCGAGGGGCCCACCCCGAGCGGGGAGCCCTGGTCTACCACAGAGAGCAAGTTCAACAGCCTTATCTCCAAACTCCTGCTCCACATGGGCCTTCCCGAGGAGGTGGCAAATGCCACTGAGGTGTACAGTAACACCACGCAGCTGGACGGACAGACTGAAGGGGTTTCTTCTGGTGTGGGGGAAGACAGAACCGAGCCTGACTCCTCTTCCTTGTTCCTCTCAGCACTTTTTACAGTGATTGTCCTGTTGTGCAAATAG
- the NYX gene encoding nyctalopin isoform X3: MPLENNQVILWVPRVHGVWACVRSCPPSCVCTPERSCSVLCDRAGLGQIPSQFPCEASSINLDKNSIKFLSERAFGTLPSLKSLSLNHNNISFITPGAFKGLPSLTELSMAHNEYIRYLHTRTFTALRRLVRLDLADCNLFNIPDRIFIELPALQELFCFQNNFRRIPGAIRGMENLTHVYLERNRIEAVAYNSLQGLTKLKYLNLQDNKINVIHERAFQGCQRMEYLYLNDNLISELPENSFDGLRRLKMLNLGGNFLRNISNTWFRDLGELEFLYLDRNRISYIEEGAFENLTSLVALHLNSNNLTTLPFSVFEPVYFLGRLYLFRNPWECDCRIEWLKEWMENYRLVRDIPCASPSSVAGIDLTDVLFERSPEGYCLDPVELNVTSEGPTPSGEPWSTTESKFNSLISKLLLHMGLPEEVANATEVYSNTTQLDGQTEGVSSGVGEDRTEPDSSSLFLSALFTVIVLLCK; the protein is encoded by the exons ATGCCACTAGAGAATAATCAAG TGATCCTTTGGGTCCCACGGGTGCACGGGGTGTGGGCCTGCGTGCGCTCCTGCCCGCCCAGCTGCGTGTGCACCCCGGAGCGGAGCTGCTCCGTGCTCTGTGACCGCGCCGGCCTGGGCCAGATCCCCAGCCAGTTCCCCTGCGAAGCCTCTTCCATCAACCTGGATAAAAACAGCATCAAGTTCCTGTCCGAGAGGGCCTTCGGGACGCTGCCTTCCCTCAAGTCCCTGTCGCTCAACCACAACAACATCTCCTTCATCACGCCGGGGGCGTTCaaggggctgcccagcctgACGGAGCTGAGCATGGCCCACAACGAGTACATCCGCTATCTCCACACGCGGACCTTCACCGCGCTGCGGCGCCTCGTCAGGCTGGACCTGGCCGACTGCAACCTCTTCAACATCCCCGACAGGATCTTCATCGAGCTGCCCGCTCTGCAGGAGCTCTTCTGCTTCCAGAACAACTTCCGAAGGATCCCGGGCGCCATCAGGGGCATGGAGAACTTGACCCATGTGTACCTGGAGAGAAACAGGATCGAAGCGGTGGCCTACAACTCCCTGCAGGGCCTGACCAAGCTGAAATACCTGAATCTGCAGGACAACAAGATAAATGTCATCCACGAGCGAGCTTTTCAGGGCTGTCAGCGGATGGAGTACCTGTACCTGAATGACAACTTGATCAGCGAGCTTCCAGAAAACTCCTTCGATGGCCTGAGGCGCCTGAAGATGCTCAACCTGGGGGGGAATTTTCTCAGGAACATTTCCAACACCTGGTTCCGCGACTTGGGGGAGCTGGAGTTCCTCTACCTGGACCGCAACAGGATCAGCTACATCGAGGAGGGGGCTTTTGAGAACCTCACCAGCCTGGTGGCTCTGCACTTGAACAGCAACAACCTGACCACGCTGCCCTTCTCCGTCTTCGAGCCCGTGTACTTCCTGGGCCGGCTCTACCTCTTCCGCAACCCCTGGGAGTGCGACTGCCGCATCGAGTGGCTCAAGGAGTGGATGGAGAACTACAGGCTGGTCAGGGACATTCCGTGTGCCTCCCCCTCCTCCGTGGCTGGGATCGACCTGACGGATGTGCTCTTCGAGAGGTCTCCCGAGGGTTACTGCCTCGACCCCGTGGAGCTGAACGTCACGTCCGAGGGGCCCACCCCGAGCGGGGAGCCCTGGTCTACCACAGAGAGCAAGTTCAACAGCCTTATCTCCAAACTCCTGCTCCACATGGGCCTTCCCGAGGAGGTGGCAAATGCCACTGAGGTGTACAGTAACACCACGCAGCTGGACGGACAGACTGAAGGGGTTTCTTCTGGTGTGGGGGAAGACAGAACCGAGCCTGACTCCTCTTCCTTGTTCCTCTCAGCACTTTTTACAGTGATTGTCCTGTTGTGCAAATAG
- the NYX gene encoding nyctalopin isoform X2 yields the protein MFAIILNVILWVPRVHGVWACVRSCPPSCVCTPERSCSVLCDRAGLGQIPSQFPCEASSINLDKNSIKFLSERAFGTLPSLKSLSLNHNNISFITPGAFKGLPSLTELSMAHNEYIRYLHTRTFTALRRLVRLDLADCNLFNIPDRIFIELPALQELFCFQNNFRRIPGAIRGMENLTHVYLERNRIEAVAYNSLQGLTKLKYLNLQDNKINVIHERAFQGCQRMEYLYLNDNLISELPENSFDGLRRLKMLNLGGNFLRNISNTWFRDLGELEFLYLDRNRISYIEEGAFENLTSLVALHLNSNNLTTLPFSVFEPVYFLGRLYLFRNPWECDCRIEWLKEWMENYRLVRDIPCASPSSVAGIDLTDVLFERSPEGYCLDPVELNVTSEGPTPSGEPWSTTESKFNSLISKLLLHMGLPEEVANATEVYSNTTQLDGQTEGVSSGVGEDRTEPDSSSLFLSALFTVIVLLCK from the exons ATGTTTGCCATCATCCTAAATG TGATCCTTTGGGTCCCACGGGTGCACGGGGTGTGGGCCTGCGTGCGCTCCTGCCCGCCCAGCTGCGTGTGCACCCCGGAGCGGAGCTGCTCCGTGCTCTGTGACCGCGCCGGCCTGGGCCAGATCCCCAGCCAGTTCCCCTGCGAAGCCTCTTCCATCAACCTGGATAAAAACAGCATCAAGTTCCTGTCCGAGAGGGCCTTCGGGACGCTGCCTTCCCTCAAGTCCCTGTCGCTCAACCACAACAACATCTCCTTCATCACGCCGGGGGCGTTCaaggggctgcccagcctgACGGAGCTGAGCATGGCCCACAACGAGTACATCCGCTATCTCCACACGCGGACCTTCACCGCGCTGCGGCGCCTCGTCAGGCTGGACCTGGCCGACTGCAACCTCTTCAACATCCCCGACAGGATCTTCATCGAGCTGCCCGCTCTGCAGGAGCTCTTCTGCTTCCAGAACAACTTCCGAAGGATCCCGGGCGCCATCAGGGGCATGGAGAACTTGACCCATGTGTACCTGGAGAGAAACAGGATCGAAGCGGTGGCCTACAACTCCCTGCAGGGCCTGACCAAGCTGAAATACCTGAATCTGCAGGACAACAAGATAAATGTCATCCACGAGCGAGCTTTTCAGGGCTGTCAGCGGATGGAGTACCTGTACCTGAATGACAACTTGATCAGCGAGCTTCCAGAAAACTCCTTCGATGGCCTGAGGCGCCTGAAGATGCTCAACCTGGGGGGGAATTTTCTCAGGAACATTTCCAACACCTGGTTCCGCGACTTGGGGGAGCTGGAGTTCCTCTACCTGGACCGCAACAGGATCAGCTACATCGAGGAGGGGGCTTTTGAGAACCTCACCAGCCTGGTGGCTCTGCACTTGAACAGCAACAACCTGACCACGCTGCCCTTCTCCGTCTTCGAGCCCGTGTACTTCCTGGGCCGGCTCTACCTCTTCCGCAACCCCTGGGAGTGCGACTGCCGCATCGAGTGGCTCAAGGAGTGGATGGAGAACTACAGGCTGGTCAGGGACATTCCGTGTGCCTCCCCCTCCTCCGTGGCTGGGATCGACCTGACGGATGTGCTCTTCGAGAGGTCTCCCGAGGGTTACTGCCTCGACCCCGTGGAGCTGAACGTCACGTCCGAGGGGCCCACCCCGAGCGGGGAGCCCTGGTCTACCACAGAGAGCAAGTTCAACAGCCTTATCTCCAAACTCCTGCTCCACATGGGCCTTCCCGAGGAGGTGGCAAATGCCACTGAGGTGTACAGTAACACCACGCAGCTGGACGGACAGACTGAAGGGGTTTCTTCTGGTGTGGGGGAAGACAGAACCGAGCCTGACTCCTCTTCCTTGTTCCTCTCAGCACTTTTTACAGTGATTGTCCTGTTGTGCAAATAG